From the genome of Pseudomonas yamanorum, one region includes:
- the smc gene encoding chromosome segregation protein SMC, whose product MRLKCIKLAGFKSFVDPTTVNFPSNMAAVVGPNGCGKSNIIDAVRWVMGESSAKNLRGESMTDVIFNGSTSRKPVSQASIELVFDNSDGTLVGEYAAYAEISIRRKVTRDSQNSYFLNGTKCRRRDITDIFLGTGLGPRSYSIIEQGMISKLIEAKPEDLRNFIEEAAGISKYKERRRETENRIRRTHENLARLTDLREELERQLERLHRQAQAAEKYQEYKGEERQLKAQLSALRWQALNDQVGQREAIIGTQEISFEALVAEQRNADASIERLRDGHHDLSERFNLVQGRFYSVGGDIARVEQSIQHGQQRLRQLQDDLKEAERARLETESHLGHDRTLLLTLGEELDMLTPEQEVTSAAAEEAAAALEESETTMHAWQEQWDTFNLQSAEPRRQAEVQQSRIQQLETSMERLAERQRRLVEERVLLAADPEDAAILELSEKLAESEMTLEELEASEEQQVERLEQLRQQLQQATQAQQTAQGDLQRLNGRLASLEALQQAALDPGTGTAEWLRDQHLAERPRLAEGLKVEAGWELAVETVLGADLQAVLVDDFGGFDLAGFTQGDLRLLSPAADGTRVPGSLLDKVEAAIDLSSWLGQVKPVDSLEQALAQRGQLAAGQSLISRDGFWVGRHFLRVRRASEAESGVLARGQEIVNLTAEREEREATLESLENQLQTLRATQRQQETGREHLRRLLQDEARQQGELKAQLSASKAKVEQLTLRRTRLDEEVAEMGEQRALEHEQVGEARLQLQEALDSMALDTEQRELLLAQRDSLRERLDRVRQEARQHKDHAHQLAVRLGSLRAQHDSTRQALERLEMQSERLTEKREQLSLNLEEGEAPLEELRLKLEELLDKRMTVDEELKTAQIALEDADRELRDAEKRRTQAEQQSQLIRGQLEQQRMEWQALTVRRKTLQDQLLEDGYDLHGVLNTLTAEANEKEAEEELERIAARIQRLGAINLAAIDEYQQQSERKRYLDAQNADLVEALDTLENVIRKIDKETRNRFKDTFDQINGGLQALFPKVFGGGSAYLELTGEDLLDTGVTIMARPPGKKNSTIHLLSGGEKALTALALIFAIFKLNPAPFCMLDEVDAPLDDANVGRYARLVKEMSQTVQFIYITHNKIAMEMADQLMGVTMHEPGCSRLVAVDVEEAMALVES is encoded by the coding sequence GTGCGGCTCAAGTGCATCAAACTGGCGGGGTTCAAATCCTTCGTCGACCCGACCACGGTGAACTTCCCCAGTAATATGGCGGCAGTGGTCGGGCCCAATGGCTGCGGCAAGTCGAACATCATCGACGCCGTACGCTGGGTGATGGGCGAGAGCTCCGCGAAAAACCTGCGTGGCGAGTCGATGACCGACGTCATCTTCAACGGCTCCACCAGCCGCAAGCCAGTGAGCCAGGCCAGCATTGAACTGGTGTTTGATAACTCCGATGGCACCCTGGTGGGCGAGTACGCGGCCTACGCGGAAATTTCCATCCGCCGCAAAGTCACCCGCGACAGCCAGAACAGCTATTTCCTCAACGGCACCAAGTGCCGCCGTCGGGACATTACCGACATCTTCCTCGGTACCGGCCTGGGCCCGCGCAGCTACTCGATCATCGAGCAGGGCATGATCTCCAAGCTGATCGAAGCCAAGCCCGAAGACCTGCGTAACTTTATCGAGGAAGCGGCCGGCATCTCCAAGTACAAGGAGCGCCGGCGCGAGACCGAAAACCGTATCCGTCGCACCCATGAAAACCTTGCCCGTCTGACCGACCTGCGTGAAGAGCTGGAGCGCCAGTTGGAGCGCCTGCACCGTCAGGCCCAGGCGGCCGAGAAGTATCAGGAATACAAGGGCGAGGAGCGTCAGCTCAAGGCGCAACTGTCAGCCCTGCGCTGGCAGGCATTGAATGATCAAGTGGGCCAGCGCGAAGCGATCATCGGCACCCAGGAAATCAGCTTCGAAGCGTTAGTGGCTGAGCAGCGCAATGCCGACGCCAGCATCGAGCGCCTGCGGGACGGTCACCATGACCTGTCCGAGCGCTTCAATCTGGTGCAGGGGCGCTTCTATTCGGTGGGCGGTGACATCGCCCGGGTCGAGCAGAGCATCCAGCACGGCCAGCAACGCTTGCGCCAGTTGCAGGACGACCTGAAGGAAGCCGAACGCGCGCGCCTGGAAACCGAATCGCACCTGGGCCACGACCGCACCTTGTTGCTGACCCTCGGGGAGGAGCTGGACATGCTCACCCCGGAGCAGGAAGTCACCAGCGCCGCCGCCGAGGAAGCCGCTGCGGCCTTGGAAGAATCCGAAACCACCATGCACGCCTGGCAGGAGCAGTGGGACACGTTCAACCTGCAATCCGCCGAACCGCGCCGCCAGGCTGAGGTGCAGCAATCGCGCATCCAGCAACTGGAAACCAGCATGGAGCGCCTGGCCGAGCGTCAGCGGCGTTTGGTGGAAGAGCGCGTGTTGCTCGCGGCCGACCCGGAAGACGCGGCGATCCTCGAGCTGAGCGAGAAACTCGCCGAAAGCGAAATGACCCTGGAAGAGCTGGAAGCCAGCGAAGAACAGCAAGTGGAGCGCCTCGAGCAATTGCGTCAGCAACTGCAGCAGGCGACCCAGGCGCAGCAAACCGCCCAGGGGGATTTGCAGCGGCTTAACGGTCGATTGGCCTCCCTTGAAGCCTTGCAGCAAGCGGCGCTCGACCCGGGCACCGGCACTGCCGAATGGTTGCGTGATCAACACTTGGCCGAGCGCCCGCGCCTGGCCGAAGGCTTGAAGGTTGAAGCCGGTTGGGAGTTGGCGGTGGAAACCGTCCTCGGTGCCGACCTGCAAGCCGTGTTGGTGGATGATTTTGGCGGTTTCGATCTGGCGGGTTTTACCCAGGGTGATTTGCGATTGCTTAGCCCCGCGGCAGACGGCACACGCGTACCGGGCAGCCTGCTGGACAAGGTCGAGGCGGCGATTGATCTGTCGTCTTGGCTGGGTCAGGTCAAACCGGTGGACAGTCTTGAGCAGGCCTTGGCCCAGCGTGGCCAATTGGCGGCCGGGCAAAGCCTGATCAGCCGTGACGGCTTTTGGGTCGGCCGGCACTTCCTGCGGGTGCGTCGTGCCAGCGAAGCGGAAAGCGGCGTATTGGCCCGTGGCCAGGAAATCGTCAACCTGACTGCCGAACGGGAAGAGCGCGAAGCCACCCTTGAATCCCTGGAAAACCAGCTGCAAACCTTGCGCGCCACCCAGCGCCAGCAAGAGACCGGCCGCGAACACCTGCGCCGGCTGTTGCAGGACGAAGCGCGCCAGCAAGGCGAATTGAAAGCCCAGCTCTCGGCGAGCAAGGCCAAGGTCGAGCAACTGACCTTGCGCCGCACCCGGCTCGACGAAGAAGTGGCGGAGATGGGCGAGCAACGCGCCCTCGAACACGAACAAGTCGGTGAAGCGCGCCTGCAACTGCAGGAAGCCCTCGACAGCATGGCCCTGGACACCGAGCAGCGCGAGTTGCTGCTGGCCCAGCGCGACAGCTTGCGCGAGCGCCTCGACCGGGTGCGTCAAGAAGCCCGCCAGCACAAGGACCATGCCCATCAACTGGCCGTGCGCCTCGGCTCCCTGCGGGCGCAACACGACTCCACGCGCCAGGCCCTTGAACGTCTGGAAATGCAGTCCGAACGCCTGACCGAAAAGCGCGAGCAACTGAGCCTCAACCTGGAGGAGGGCGAAGCCCCGCTGGAAGAGCTGCGCCTGAAACTTGAAGAGTTGCTCGACAAGCGCATGACCGTCGACGAAGAGCTCAAGACCGCACAAATCGCCCTGGAAGATGCCGATCGCGAACTGCGCGACGCCGAAAAGCGCCGGACCCAGGCCGAGCAGCAATCGCAGCTGATCCGTGGCCAACTCGAACAGCAGCGCATGGAATGGCAGGCCCTGACGGTTCGACGCAAAACCCTGCAAGACCAGTTGCTGGAAGACGGCTACGACCTGCACGGCGTGCTCAATACCCTGACCGCCGAGGCCAACGAGAAAGAAGCCGAAGAAGAACTTGAACGGATTGCCGCACGCATTCAACGACTCGGCGCGATCAACCTCGCGGCTATCGACGAGTACCAGCAGCAGTCCGAGCGCAAACGTTATCTGGACGCGCAGAACGCCGATCTTGTCGAAGCCCTGGACACCCTGGAAAACGTGATCCGCAAGATCGACAAGGAAACCCGTAATCGCTTCAAAGATACCTTTGATCAGATTAATGGCGGTTTACAGGCGTTATTCCCGAAAGTTTTCGGTGGTGGCAGCGCTTACTTGGAACTGACGGGCGAAGATCTACTCGATACAGGGGTAACGATCATGGCGCGGCCTCCAGGCAAGAAGAACAGCACCATCCATTTGCTGTCCGGTGGCGAGAAGGCACTGACGGCATTGGCCCTGATATTTGCGATCTTCAAGTTGAACCCGGCACCGTTTTGCATGCTCGACGAAGTTGACGCTCCGCTGGATGACGCTAACGTTGGACGGTACGCCCGACTGGTTAAAGAGATGTCCCAGACGGTGCAGTTCATCTATATCACCCACAACAAGATCGCCATGGAAATGGCTGATCAATTGATGGGTGTGACGATGCACGAGCCGGGCTGTTCGCGTTTGGTGGCGGTGGATGTCGAAGAGGCGATGGCGCTGGTGGAATCCTGA
- a CDS encoding GntR family transcriptional regulator translates to MTFKAPDSLAEQIAHHLAERIIRGDLKPGERIQEQKVTLALNVSRGSVREALLILERRHLIAILPRRGAHVTELTAHKVQSLCTLMGELYILLGNAVAAGWQTQADMAPFVQIQQRLVASFERQDIRAFVEESFNVMRAAYPFANNPYLQETVENLQPAMNRAYYLALDQRKASMSEYLVLFEQLLAAVLARDLPQIRQVLSAYGERSCSLVIAALAEA, encoded by the coding sequence ATGACGTTCAAGGCGCCGGATAGTCTTGCCGAGCAAATCGCTCACCACCTCGCCGAACGTATCATTCGCGGCGACCTCAAGCCTGGGGAGCGGATCCAGGAGCAGAAGGTCACACTGGCGCTTAATGTCAGCCGTGGTTCCGTGCGCGAAGCCTTGCTGATCCTTGAGCGTCGGCACCTGATCGCGATCCTGCCGCGCCGTGGCGCCCATGTCACCGAGCTGACTGCCCACAAGGTGCAGAGCCTGTGCACGCTGATGGGTGAGCTGTACATCCTGCTGGGCAACGCGGTCGCCGCCGGCTGGCAGACCCAGGCCGACATGGCGCCGTTTGTGCAGATCCAGCAGCGCTTGGTCGCCAGCTTCGAACGCCAGGACATCCGCGCCTTCGTCGAGGAAAGCTTCAATGTGATGCGCGCCGCGTATCCGTTCGCTAACAACCCGTATCTGCAGGAAACCGTCGAGAACCTGCAGCCGGCGATGAACCGTGCCTATTACCTGGCGCTGGATCAACGCAAGGCGTCCATGAGCGAGTACCTGGTGCTGTTCGAGCAGTTGCTAGCCGCCGTGCTGGCCCGTGACCTGCCACAGATTCGCCAGGTGCTCTCGGCCTACGGCGAGCGCAGTTGCTCGCTGGTTATTGCTGCGTTGGCGGAAGCCTAA
- the xdhA gene encoding xanthine dehydrogenase small subunit codes for MIQFLLNQELRSEHALDPNLTVLNYLREHLGKSGTKEGCASGDCGACTVVVGELHTDDQGAEQIRYRSLNSCLTFVSSLHGKQLISVEDLKHQGQLHSVQQAMVECHGSQCGFCTPGFVMSLFALQKNSDAPDSQKAHEALAGNLCRCTGYRPILAAAEQACCNKPQDQFDSRQADTIARLKSIAPTQTGELNSGDKRCLVPLTVADLADLYDAYPQARLLAGGTDLALEVTQFHRTLPVMIYVGNIEEMKRIESFDDRLEIGAATSLSDCYSALNNEYPDFGELLHRFASLQIRNQGTLGGNIGNASPIGDSPPLLIALGAQIVLCKGNTRRTLALEDYFIDYRVTARQDSEFIEKIIVPKGVPLFRAYKVSKRLDDDISAVCAAFNLKIDNGVITDARVAFGGMAATPKRAKSCEAALNGATWNSATVEKACAALAEDFTPLSDFRASKEYRLLSAQNLLRKYFIELQTPHIETRVTAYV; via the coding sequence GTGATCCAGTTTTTACTAAACCAGGAGCTCCGTAGCGAGCACGCCCTGGACCCGAACCTGACCGTGCTCAACTATTTGCGTGAGCACCTGGGCAAATCCGGCACCAAGGAAGGCTGCGCCAGCGGCGACTGTGGCGCCTGTACCGTGGTGGTCGGCGAGCTGCACACCGACGATCAAGGCGCGGAGCAGATTCGCTATCGCAGCCTCAACTCGTGCCTGACCTTTGTCTCATCCCTGCACGGCAAGCAACTGATCAGCGTTGAAGACCTCAAGCACCAGGGCCAACTCCACAGCGTGCAACAGGCCATGGTGGAGTGCCACGGTTCGCAATGCGGCTTCTGCACCCCGGGCTTTGTGATGTCGCTGTTCGCCCTGCAAAAAAACAGTGATGCACCCGACAGCCAGAAAGCCCATGAAGCCCTGGCCGGCAATCTCTGCCGCTGCACCGGTTATCGCCCGATTCTCGCCGCCGCCGAACAGGCCTGCTGCAACAAGCCCCAGGACCAGTTCGACAGCCGCCAAGCCGACACCATCGCCCGCCTGAAATCCATCGCCCCGACGCAAACCGGTGAATTGAACAGCGGTGATAAACGCTGCCTGGTACCGTTGACCGTCGCCGACTTGGCGGACCTCTACGACGCTTATCCGCAAGCCCGGCTGTTGGCCGGCGGCACCGACCTGGCGCTGGAAGTCACCCAGTTCCACCGCACGCTGCCGGTGATGATCTACGTCGGCAATATCGAAGAAATGAAGCGCATCGAAAGCTTCGACGATCGCCTGGAAATCGGCGCAGCCACTTCCCTGTCCGACTGCTACAGCGCACTCAACAACGAATACCCGGACTTCGGCGAATTGCTCCACCGCTTCGCTTCGTTGCAGATCCGCAACCAGGGCACCCTGGGCGGCAATATCGGCAACGCCTCGCCCATCGGTGACTCACCGCCACTGCTGATCGCCCTAGGCGCGCAGATCGTACTGTGCAAAGGCAACACCCGTCGCACTCTGGCCCTGGAAGACTACTTCATCGACTACCGTGTCACTGCCCGCCAGGACAGCGAATTCATCGAAAAAATCATCGTGCCCAAAGGCGTGCCGCTGTTCCGTGCCTACAAGGTTTCCAAGCGTCTGGACGATGACATTTCCGCCGTCTGCGCCGCCTTCAACCTCAAGATTGATAACGGCGTGATCACGGATGCCCGCGTGGCGTTCGGTGGCATGGCCGCCACCCCAAAACGTGCGAAAAGCTGCGAAGCCGCGCTGAACGGCGCCACCTGGAATTCCGCCACCGTGGAAAAAGCCTGCGCCGCCCTCGCCGAAGATTTCACCCCGCTGTCGGACTTCCGCGCCAGCAAGGAATACCGCCTGCTCAGCGCACAAAACCTGCTGCGCAAATACTTCATCGAACTGCAAACGCCGCACATCGAGACTCGGGTGACCGCTTATGTCTAA
- the xdhB gene encoding xanthine dehydrogenase molybdopterin binding subunit, with translation MSNHHAVEKSQAELAVLFAKDLTSGVGRSVKHDSAAKHVSGEAQYIDDRLEFPKQLHLYARMSDRAHAKIISIDTAPCYAFEGVRIVITHEDVPGLKDIGPLMPGDPLLAIDTVQFVGQVVLAVAARDLETARKAAMAAVIEYEDLEPVLDVVEAFRKKHFVLDSHTHQRGDSAGALATAKNRIQGTLHIGGQEHFYLETQISSVMPTEDGGMIVYCSTQNPTEVQKLVAEVLDVSMNKIVVDMRRMGGGFGGKETQAASPACLCAVVARLTGQPTKMRLPRVEDMLMTGKRHPFYIEYDVGFDDSGRLHGINLDLAGNCGCSPDLSNSIVDRAMFHSDNSYYLGDATVNGHRCKTNTASNTAYRGFGGPQGMVAIEEVMDAIARHLALDPLAVRKANYYGKTERNVTHYYQTVEHNMLEEMTAELEQSSQYFERREAIRRYNANSPILKKGLALTPVKFGISFTASFLNQAGALIHIYTDGSIHLNHGGTEMGQGLNIKVAQVVAEIFQVEIDRVQITATNTDKVPNTSPTAASSGADLNGKAAQNAAETIKQRLVEFAARKYEVSEADVEFHNGHVRVRDHILTFEALIQQAYFAQVSLSSTGFYKTPKIFYDRSQARGRPFYYFAFGAACCEVIVDTLTGEYKMLRTDILHDVGASLNPAIDIGQVEGGFIQGMGWLTMEELVWNNKGKLMTNGPASYKIPAVADMPLDLRVKLVENRKNPEDTVFHSKAVGEPPFMLGIASWCAIKDAVASLGDYRHQPKIDAPATPERVLWGCEQMRQLTAAKAVETETELASL, from the coding sequence ATGTCTAACCATCATGCCGTGGAAAAATCCCAAGCCGAACTCGCCGTACTGTTTGCCAAGGACCTGACCAGCGGCGTCGGTCGCAGCGTCAAGCACGACAGCGCCGCCAAGCACGTCTCGGGCGAGGCGCAGTACATCGATGACCGCCTGGAATTTCCGAAACAGTTGCACCTGTACGCACGCATGTCGGACCGCGCCCACGCGAAGATCATCAGCATCGACACCGCGCCCTGCTATGCCTTCGAAGGTGTGCGCATCGTCATTACCCACGAAGACGTGCCGGGCCTGAAAGACATCGGCCCGCTGATGCCCGGCGACCCGTTGCTGGCCATCGACACCGTGCAGTTCGTCGGCCAGGTGGTGCTGGCCGTCGCCGCCCGTGACCTGGAAACCGCGCGCAAAGCCGCCATGGCCGCCGTGATCGAATACGAAGACCTGGAGCCGGTGCTGGACGTGGTCGAGGCGTTTCGCAAAAAACATTTCGTGCTGGACAGCCACACCCACCAACGCGGTGATTCGGCGGGGGCGCTGGCGACCGCCAAAAACCGTATCCAGGGCACCCTGCACATCGGCGGCCAGGAACACTTCTACCTGGAAACCCAGATTTCTTCGGTGATGCCCACTGAAGATGGCGGCATGATTGTGTATTGCTCCACGCAAAACCCCACCGAAGTGCAGAAACTGGTGGCCGAAGTACTCGACGTGTCGATGAACAAGATCGTGGTCGACATGCGCCGCATGGGCGGTGGTTTTGGCGGCAAGGAAACCCAGGCCGCCAGCCCGGCATGCCTGTGCGCCGTGGTCGCACGCCTCACCGGCCAGCCAACCAAGATGCGCCTGCCACGGGTCGAAGACATGCTGATGACCGGCAAGCGCCACCCGTTCTATATCGAATACGACGTGGGCTTCGACGACAGCGGCCGGCTGCACGGTATCAACCTGGATCTGGCGGGCAACTGCGGCTGCTCGCCGGACCTGTCGAACTCGATTGTCGACCGCGCAATGTTCCACTCCGACAACTCGTATTACCTGGGCGACGCCACCGTCAACGGCCACCGCTGCAAGACCAACACCGCGTCCAACACGGCTTATCGTGGCTTCGGCGGCCCCCAAGGCATGGTCGCCATCGAGGAAGTGATGGACGCGATTGCCCGGCACCTGGCCCTCGACCCGCTGGCGGTGCGCAAGGCCAACTACTACGGCAAGACCGAGCGCAACGTCACCCACTACTACCAGACCGTCGAGCACAACATGCTCGAAGAAATGACCGCCGAACTGGAACAAAGCAGCCAGTATTTTGAGCGCCGCGAAGCGATCCGTCGCTACAACGCCAACAGCCCGATCCTGAAAAAAGGCCTGGCCCTCACACCGGTGAAATTCGGGATTTCCTTCACCGCCAGTTTCCTCAACCAGGCCGGTGCGCTGATCCACATCTACACCGACGGCAGCATCCACCTGAACCACGGCGGCACCGAGATGGGCCAGGGGTTGAACATCAAGGTCGCGCAGGTGGTGGCCGAGATCTTCCAGGTGGAAATCGACCGCGTACAAATCACCGCCACCAACACCGACAAGGTGCCGAACACCTCGCCGACGGCGGCGTCCAGCGGTGCCGACTTGAACGGCAAGGCTGCACAGAACGCCGCCGAAACCATCAAGCAGCGCCTGGTGGAATTTGCCGCGCGCAAGTATGAAGTCAGCGAGGCCGACGTTGAATTCCACAACGGGCATGTGCGGGTTCGCGATCACATTCTGACCTTTGAAGCGTTGATCCAGCAGGCGTATTTCGCCCAGGTTTCACTGTCGAGCACCGGTTTCTACAAGACCCCGAAAATTTTCTACGACCGCAGCCAGGCGCGTGGCCGACCGTTCTACTACTTCGCGTTCGGCGCGGCCTGTTGCGAAGTGATCGTCGACACGCTGACCGGCGAATACAAAATGCTGCGCACCGACATCCTGCACGACGTGGGCGCCTCGCTGAACCCGGCCATCGACATCGGCCAGGTCGAAGGCGGCTTCATCCAGGGCATGGGCTGGCTGACCATGGAAGAGCTGGTCTGGAATAACAAAGGCAAGCTGATGACCAATGGCCCGGCCAGCTACAAGATCCCGGCGGTCGCCGACATGCCGCTGGACCTGCGGGTGAAGCTGGTGGAAAACCGCAAGAACCCGGAAGACACGGTGTTCCATTCCAAGGCCGTGGGCGAGCCACCGTTCATGCTCGGTATTGCCTCGTGGTGTGCGATCAAGGATGCGGTGGCGAGCCTGGGTGACTATCGCCATCAGCCGAAGATTGATGCACCGGCAACCCCGGAGCGGGTGTTGTGGGGGTGTGAGCAGATGCGCCAGTTGACCGCCGCAAAAGCTGTGGAAACGGAAACCGAGTTGGCTTCGCTTTAG
- the xdhC gene encoding xanthine dehydrogenase accessory protein XdhC, producing the protein MNNWISALADLQNQGEPCVLVTIIEELGSTPRNAGSKMVISAAHTFDTIGGGHLEYKAMQIARDMLVRGQQNTHLERFSLGASLGQCCGGVTVLLFEPMGQVQAHIAVFGAGHVGRALVPLLASLPCRVRWIDSREQEFPEHIPQGVRKIVSEEPVDEIDHLPAGSYCIVMTHNHALDLELTAALLKRNDFTYFGLIGSKTKRVKFEHRLRDRGFDTAHLQRMHCPMGLTEVKGKLPVEIAISIAGEIIATYNANFGQHTASAEPIAKLLPVSRRSQATN; encoded by the coding sequence ATGAACAACTGGATCAGCGCCCTCGCCGACCTGCAGAACCAGGGTGAACCCTGCGTGCTGGTGACCATCATCGAAGAGCTCGGCTCCACACCGCGCAATGCCGGCTCGAAGATGGTGATCAGCGCCGCCCACACCTTCGACACCATCGGTGGCGGGCACCTGGAATACAAGGCGATGCAGATCGCCCGGGACATGCTCGTGCGGGGCCAGCAGAACACCCACCTGGAGCGCTTCAGCCTCGGCGCCAGCCTGGGCCAGTGCTGCGGCGGCGTGACGGTGCTGTTGTTCGAACCCATGGGCCAGGTGCAGGCGCACATCGCGGTGTTCGGCGCCGGCCATGTCGGCCGTGCGCTGGTGCCGTTGCTGGCCAGCCTGCCATGCCGGGTGCGCTGGATCGATTCCCGGGAACAGGAATTCCCGGAACACATCCCCCAAGGCGTGCGTAAAATCGTCAGCGAAGAGCCGGTGGATGAAATCGACCACTTGCCCGCAGGCAGTTACTGCATCGTCATGACCCACAACCACGCACTGGACCTGGAACTGACCGCCGCCCTGCTCAAGCGCAATGACTTTACCTACTTCGGCCTGATCGGTTCGAAGACCAAGCGCGTCAAGTTTGAACACCGCCTGCGGGATCGCGGTTTCGACACAGCGCACCTGCAACGCATGCATTGCCCGATGGGGTTGACTGAGGTCAAAGGCAAACTGCCTGTGGAAATTGCCATCTCCATCGCCGGCGAAATCATCGCCACCTATAACGCCAATTTCGGCCAGCACACTGCGAGCGCCGAACCCATTGCCAAACTGCTGCCGGTATCCCGCCGCAGCCAAGCGACTAACTGA
- the guaD gene encoding guanine deaminase yields the protein MPLTRKAYRAAILHSIADPAEVGIEASYEYFEDGLLVIDNGQISTLGHASELLATLPADIEVTHYQDALITPGLIDTHIHLPQTGMVGAYGEQLLDWLNTYTFPCESQFADKAHAEEVADIFIKELLRNGTTTALVFGSVHPQSVNSFFEAAEKLDLRMIAGKVMMDRNAPDYLTDTAESGYAESKALIERWHGKGRLHYAVTPRFAPTSTPEQLTLAGQLLGEYPDLYMQTHISENLQEVEWVKELFPERKGYLDVYDHYKLLGERSVFAHGVHLCDDECARLAEAGSAVAFCPTSNFFLGSGLFNLPMAEKHKLNVGLGTDVGGGTSFSLLQTLNEAYKVMQLQGARLSPFKSLYLATLGGARALRLEDKIGTLQPGTDADFLVLDYNATPLLSYRLKQANNIAETLFVLMTLGDDRAVLQTYAAGQLVHQR from the coding sequence ATGCCTTTGACACGCAAAGCCTACCGTGCCGCCATTTTGCACAGCATCGCCGACCCTGCCGAAGTGGGGATCGAAGCCTCCTATGAGTATTTCGAAGACGGCCTGCTGGTGATCGACAACGGCCAGATCAGCACCCTGGGTCACGCCAGCGAATTGCTCGCTACCCTGCCCGCCGACATCGAAGTCACCCATTACCAGGACGCGCTGATCACCCCCGGCCTGATCGACACCCACATTCACCTGCCGCAAACCGGCATGGTCGGTGCCTATGGCGAGCAGTTGCTGGACTGGCTCAATACCTACACCTTCCCGTGTGAAAGCCAGTTCGCCGACAAGGCCCACGCCGAAGAAGTCGCGGACATTTTCATCAAGGAATTGCTGCGCAACGGCACCACCACCGCCCTGGTATTCGGCAGCGTGCACCCGCAGTCAGTGAACTCGTTTTTTGAAGCGGCCGAGAAGCTCGACCTGCGGATGATCGCCGGCAAGGTGATGATGGACCGCAACGCGCCGGACTATCTGACCGACACCGCCGAATCCGGCTACGCGGAAAGCAAGGCGCTGATCGAGCGCTGGCATGGCAAGGGCCGTTTGCACTACGCGGTAACGCCACGTTTCGCACCGACCAGTACGCCCGAACAGCTGACCCTCGCCGGGCAGTTGCTGGGGGAGTACCCGGACCTGTACATGCAGACCCACATCAGTGAAAACCTGCAGGAAGTGGAGTGGGTGAAAGAACTGTTCCCGGAGCGTAAGGGCTACCTGGACGTGTACGACCATTACAAACTGCTGGGTGAGCGCTCGGTGTTCGCCCACGGTGTGCACCTGTGCGATGACGAGTGCGCGCGACTGGCAGAAGCAGGCTCGGCAGTCGCATTCTGCCCGACGTCGAACTTCTTCCTGGGCAGCGGGTTGTTCAACCTGCCGATGGCCGAGAAGCACAAGCTGAATGTCGGCCTGGGTACGGATGTCGGCGGTGGCACCAGCTTCTCGCTGCTGCAGACACTGAACGAAGCGTACAAGGTGATGCAGCTGCAAGGGGCGCGGTTGAGCCCGTTCAAGTCGTTGTACCTGGCGACCCTGGGCGGTGCGCGAGCACTGCGGTTGGAAGACAAGATCGGCACCCTGCAACCGGGTACTGATGCCGACTTCCTGGTGCTGGATTACAACGCCACCCCGCTGCTCAGCTATCGCCTGAAGCAGGCCAACAACATTGCCGAGACGTTGTTTGTATTGATGACACTGGGGGATGACCGGGCGGTGTTGCAGACGTATGCGGCGGGGCAATTGGTGCACCAACGCTGA
- a CDS encoding GntR family transcriptional regulator, with product MNEQLQPLKKQPRAGKAGRSGTQDDIVYAHIFEAILEQRLAPGTKLSEEALGEIFGVSRTIIRRALSRLAHEGVVLLRPNRGAVVASPSVEEARQVFLARRLVERAITELAVQHATAEQLAELRQMVNDERDSFSRGDRGAGIRLSGEFHLKLAEAAKNAPLISFQRSLVSQTSLIIAQYESGNRSHCSYDEHTQLIDAIEARDAGLAVNLMMHHMDHIDSKLNLDEESASDDLHAVFSHLLQTKKPGRSSVKL from the coding sequence ATGAACGAACAGTTGCAGCCCCTCAAGAAACAACCGCGAGCCGGTAAGGCCGGTCGCAGTGGAACCCAGGACGATATCGTCTACGCGCATATCTTCGAGGCGATCCTCGAGCAACGCCTGGCGCCCGGTACCAAATTGAGTGAAGAAGCGCTGGGCGAAATCTTTGGCGTCAGCCGCACCATCATCCGCCGCGCACTGTCGCGCCTGGCCCATGAAGGCGTGGTACTGCTGCGGCCCAATCGGGGTGCGGTAGTGGCCAGCCCAAGTGTCGAGGAAGCCCGCCAGGTGTTCCTCGCCCGGCGTCTGGTGGAGCGTGCGATCACTGAGTTGGCGGTACAGCATGCCACGGCCGAGCAACTGGCCGAGCTGCGGCAGATGGTCAACGACGAGCGCGACAGCTTCTCCCGGGGCGATCGCGGTGCGGGTATCCGGCTTTCCGGCGAGTTCCACCTGAAACTGGCCGAGGCGGCGAAGAATGCCCCGTTGATCAGCTTCCAGCGCAGCCTGGTGTCCCAGACCTCGTTGATCATCGCCCAGTATGAAAGCGGCAACCGCTCCCACTGTTCCTACGATGAACACACCCAGCTGATCGACGCGATCGAAGCGCGGGATGCGGGTCTGGCGGTGAACCTGATGATGCATCACATGGATCACATCGACAGCAAGCTCAACCTCGATGAGGAGAGCGCTTCCGATGATCTGCATGCGGTGTTCTCGCATTTGTTGCAGACCAAGAAGCCGGGGCGCTCGTCTGTAAAGTTGTAA